The following DNA comes from Papaver somniferum cultivar HN1 chromosome 4, ASM357369v1, whole genome shotgun sequence.
tatcattttttaaattaattttatttcagtgaaactcgttggaagcgtaacaagctaagctccaacaatgtACTACTATattagttgaacaggttgtcgtgatgacctaccagcgagcctcatgaagaACCAACCATGAAAATCGCAGCGGATAGGGATGTAcgttaactctaccttccatatcTAATTCTCTGCATTATTGTGCCATCGAGAACTCGAACTTGAGTCCTCTTTTAACGCATGATATTTTGAAGAACGTGGATGACCCGTCGAGTTAAGTACCACTTTAAATAGTTATTATTACTCTTATCTTGAAGATGGGATTACAAGTTTCCCATTAACACATAAAAtctatctatctatatatatattaGAAAGTTTCTTGTTAAACTGTCAAACATATCAGGAATTTACTTGATTTTTCGGATTTGAATTCCCAATAAAATTACAAATTATCAGAATCACTATATACATATCCAAACAAACGATTAGTGCCCATTAGCATTCCTATAGTTCTAgcaatatatagactttcaatacCTTGAAACCCAAGGCTACTAACAAAGGATACCAAATTACTTGGGAGTGTACCAAATACACTAAAGACAACATCCATTGCCTTTGAGCTGGTACACCTCCAAGCAATTTAGTACTCCTGTCAGCAATTTTGTTAAAACCGCAACATCGCTCAAATTGAAATAACATGGCTATCATAATCAGAGATGGGAGAGATCACAAGGAAAACAAAGGAAAAAACCGCGGTGACCCCACCAAAGTAATCAAAGGAGTTGAACTTTGAAAGATGCATGAGTAGCCGTAAGAGGGATATTTGTTCCCGAAGCCAAATTGGTAGGCCCCTCGTTTGTTTCCCCGTATATGACTTTGACGGTCGTTCACATTTTCTCACCGTTCACTGTCCCTACGCTTTGCCCTGGTATGATATCGACATTCAAAGCCAGCTAACCAAGCCTTAGCTAGAAGTTGAAGCCGACCACAGCTAATCTCCTCATAATCTTAGCCAAATTGCAACCATTTGTATGTATTTCCCTCTATCTATTTGTTAATTGTATGTTCCCGCTGACATTTGGCGAAAAAGAAAGTCAAACGGAATCAAAAGTCAAACTATTTGCATAATTTTATGTTTCTAAAATACATTGTAGCCGTCTCATAAATAGAGCGTAATGGTCATTCCATTCGTGAAACATACTGGTGACATCATTAGAGGGTAGGAGTTTTTGCATTGCTTCTCCGGTTAAAACAGCCGACTTGTATTACCTCTCTAGAAATTCCTAACAGGGAAATTCTATTGTATGTTACCATTGCACAGGCTTTTTTTCTTCTCATGTGCGCCatatgttttgatttccaaaTTGTGAAAGTACCTGCCTAAAAATATCACTCTTATATAATGGCTCGAAATCTTCATTGTAATTGCTAAAGGGTTACTAGAATCAGCAGGGTAGCGCTTTATAAAAGACAAAAAAATTATATGCGATCCTGATTATTGGATCACTCAAACAGTAGCTTTATTAATCTTGGTAACCTCTTTTAGAAATCATAGAAGTTTCACGTTGACTTGCAAGATTTTAGCATACTCGTCATTTCGCTAGTTGCTTGATATATCTTGGTTTCGGAACCATTTTTcttatgatcttttttttttcttgaatactTTTGGTACGTAACGTGTTACTCTCTCCATTTTTTCAAAGGTgagtagaaaatattttttgcaaTTATATCGTTACTGATAATAATTAGCAAAATTTAAAAATAacatatctctcaaactatatcaTGTATATTTGTAAATTTTATGCAGTTAGAAGACGCGCAATTGAGGGATATGAAAACTAACTAGGAGATATGAATTAATATCCCATCCAATAgtttctgctaaggggtgttattTTAGGGGCGGAAATACTAAACTacaatttaaaacaaataaaaactaaatcaaacCTAAGCATTCCTCATTCccttcaaattctcttctccttttcTGTCGGCTCTTCACTTTGAAAATGGTTTTTTTTTACATCGTCAGTGTAGATATTAGTGataaagaccatgccggaagtgatgaatgtgCTTCTGATTTCTTTTTTTACATCGCTGGCATTGtattagtgatgaagaccatgccgaaaagTTGTGCCGCCGTAGTTAATAGACAAGTATTCAatgccggaaaatggtgtcgGCGTGCTCGATAAATAACTTACAATGCTGGCATGGTAAGTTGGGAGTACccattttttgtatttttgtaacATTTACCGGCTAAAACTATGAAGACCCTGCCGATAAGAAGGTTGcaggcatggtattcatacttcatATATGACGCCACTCTGTTTTTTTTGGTGTGACAATGGTGAATGCAAGATCACCTGAAGATTCAACATACAATCCTTGTTCACAAGGCTCAGAGACATCTCTTTGTTCATTATCAACACTTGTTTTAACCAAATTCCTATTACCTCAAAAAATTCCCTTATACACACACCCAGATGAAATAATTATGATTTATACTAATTATTTATAAAACAATCTAATAACTTAGATAATTATAATTAGCCACTAAACATAATTAGTAAAAGGTAGATTAAGAATTTGTTAAAATACATGGATAAGGGAGGACTgtgatttactatttaaatccctTTTTGCCTTATTATCATATCCCAATCAGTTTCCATATCCTCCAATTGCGTGTTATTTTAAAACACCAAggattttaataataataatccaTTATTATTATTGCTTACAGGAGTAATGAAATTTAAACACTTAAGCctatcaaattatatatattgATCATGATAAGATTTAATAATAAGAAACCATTTGAAAGGGTAATTTTAGATCTATGACCTTGTTTACTTATAAAGCTCAACTTCTGGAGGGATAAAAGTTTAAAATGGATAAGTCATCTAATAAGGGACGAAGGGGGTACATGATAGGCTTGGTTCTAAAACCAAAAAAATCGAGTTTCACAACCTTGTTTGGATTTTCATCTTCAAACTTTACAAAATTTCCTTACATGCTCTTCCCTTACAATAACTTCCCTTATTCGATCATTTTTGCGTTTTTGCACTCCTTATGGATGGTTAACCAATTGAAACATGTAAAGTTATGGGGAAACCCACTTTTACTAAAGGAAAAGCTGACCTTAGAGTgtatttcataaaataaaaaagCTTTCCCCTATGAATAATCATATCATATGTAAGGTTATTATTGCTGTGAACTCGTTAGAAAGAGTCTTCATTAGTCTTGAAAAGTTTTCTTCATTCTTCACTTAGAAGTAATTGAACTTCAAAACTGTAAAAATTAGGTAAATGCAATGTTGAACTAACATTGGTTGAACCAGTAACAAAAGGAATATGGTTTCTTTTCTTTACATGGTTCCTGATACTCTAGTACTGTGGGTACCCTCTTTGATAGTCAATTGATTCGACAATCCAAAGGTAGACATCTTTGGATTAAAATGTTTGTTTGATGAAACAACTGCCAGTTTTATTTCTTTATGCACAAAGTTGAGTTGTACTCTCTCATGCAAGAAACAAGAACTTTTGCGGTTCCTGTCACAATGACCCAATCTTTCGCTGATACCGTCGCAACTTGGCCAATGCATTTATCTGACAATGTagatgttagagcacttctcagtcgaactcacaagttttgttgtcccaagcttgttgttaatgttagatgtacaaaaccatatcttgatttttattctattaaagtcaagtcttggactaggattggAGCATGGCAAGTTTATAATCAAACATCATTGAATaaaccttgaagattgaagactgaaggaAAAACAAAGACATTtgggaacttcatcgacaaagagtTATGTGAAGAATggaccatcctatttactcacaaTATTTACCATTATATATTACGAGACAAGCTTGTCTTAATAAAACTATCCAAATTTGATTCAAGCATAaatccttaacaatcttggttaagaacaatttattattcatgaactatttttgtttcaagttgatcatttcgaaattttccaagcaatgatatttattaCCTGTGGCAATTGAAAATGTTTCGAATTGTTTAAAGAGAGTTTCGGTATTTACTGAATGAAATGTGTATTCTCATTTGCTTATGTTAACCAAATATTATACAATGCGTGACAAAAATAACAAAGTTTCTTGAATCCAATTTTGATAACAAGGATTTGGATGAAGCGAATATGAACTTAGGAATAAAGATAGTGAGAAAAAGGGGGGTCAATTTTATCGATACAATCTCAATATACTGAAAGTAtcttaaaaaaatacaattacTTAAATTGTAATATTGCCAACACACCTGTAAATCCTAGTGCCAAATTGATGAAATATACTGGTAGTGGAGATAACCAGTTAAAATATGTCAGTGTAACCATGAGTCTTATGTATGTCACAAAACCTGACATTGCATATGCAATAGGATTGTTATGTCACTTTGCTAGTAATCCAAGTAAAGAACATTGGAATGCATTTTTAAGGGTACTTAAATACTTGATGGGGACAATGAATTATGCTCTACGTTACCAAGGGGAATTCACTGTACTTAAAGGTTATAGTGATGCAACTTGGAACAATATTGAATCTAACTCAAAATCCAACACAGGTTGGATATTTATATGGGTGGTGCTGCCATAACATGGAGTTTAGTCTCACAAGAATGAGATTTAGGTCTATGTAGATTCATACTACAACATGAACCCTATTTAagttttgaaaatataaaataagtaCAAAGGGTTTATCAACAAGTTGGTGTATGATATTAGAGATCGATACATTAAAGTATTTCACATATCCCGTTTCAAAAATCTTTAGTGTACAAATTTCTGCATGTATGAGGTTGGATTAAATTGTTAATCCAATTAGTTTGTGTGATGAAGTGACTCACAAAATCACTTATTGAAAAACTGACATACATGAGCAATAAAGTGAGTCCGCTTTCCATGAGATTAAATTACAGTCTTCCAATGAGGATTGGTATATGTAATTACCGCGGTTCAATCATATAGGGTCTTTAGTTCAAGACATGAACTTTGAATATGTTGTAATAAGTGAAAGTTCAAAGCCAGAAGCTACTTTCATTTATATATTAATTTCTCTGATTATGCTTAGTCTAATCGATTGTGTGTTTGTCGTCTGCATGAATTACCGTGGCTTGATCTAAAAAGGGTACGCGGGCAGTCACTTTAGTGATGCAGtctattttgtatttttttcacaGTTTCAGAAAATGGTGGGGAATGTTTGAGATTTTCTTAAACTATAACTCTGTGCTCGACTTCGAAGGGGCATAACTTTACGGAAACTCTTGGTGTACCGAGATTTAAATCCCGTGTTTTACACCGTCTCTCATAGTTGCTGGGGCCCACTTTCCATCATTATAATCCCAATGATAGAATCATTAGGTAACTGCCGCACGATTTCCTCTCGGGAGAAATCTCGGTGGATTATTCAGAGGGTCTAGAATTACTCATAACTTTATGTTCTAGTGTCCGATTGGGAGAAAAACAAGAACCTATTTGGGATGAACTTCAAATATCTTTACTACCAGCAGATATGCCCATTGATTAGAGATTACTTTTGCTTCCAAAGATGCAGAATTCAGTACATCCAAGAGACACATTCTCATCAGACATGTTCATGGAGTCTGAATCtgaattttttttaataggaaagaacaTACATTATGACTTAAACTAGATTTTTAAACTGCATATAaggagtatttcatgagatctccaaactcgTGAGCGGAGACTCGATCCGCTGACTTCCTACTTGAGAGTCAGGCTCCTGGCCAACTGGACTAACCCCTGATGGTTGGGAATCGACGAACACTTTGAAGGATGTCAGCTTACTATTAGTAACAAATAACTCCTTATACCCTGAGAATGTGTACATGGTTCAACCCAAATGACCATTATGGGGAAAACATACATAAAATCACACGATTTTCGTGCCTTGAGCCCAAATTTCACGTTCATTTTCCGGTTAGGTCGAATTCCGAGATGTCATCAATCACGTAAGCGACTTTTTTCTTGACCAGGTTGTTCAGCCGTAGTCCTCATGTGGAAAGTCAAAATCGGTAGCCAACTTAAATGATGTTGGGTCAGGCTAGGGGCTAGTGTAGGCTAAGCCAAGCTGAATTGGTGATGGGAGTATGTATCATGGTACATGAGGGGTCTACATTTAGGGTTCGTCAAAGATCCCATACCATCAAGATTTTTTTGGTCAACATTTTGGTTATCTCTTTAAATTGCTAATCtacattattattttattaaaaatgAAATAATTCAATAACAGaaaaaagaggaaaaacaaaagcaATCTTTgagtttcttcattttccatttctctctctctttctctggtCAAATAAAATCATCATTTCTCTCGTTTTCCCCTCATCTCTCTGTTCCATTTTTGACCTGATTTATTCACCAACTCAAACAAATCGATTtgaattttatctttttttttttttttttttttttttttttttctttatagggTTTTTCATTTTGTAAAATTTGATTTAGATTTTGGGGGAAAGAAAATCTCTGAAGAGATTATTAGGGTTTGTTGAGTCATTTTGGGAGGATGAAGTCTTCATTGAAGAAGCTGAAAGGATTTGCACTGCATCATCATCATAGACATGATGGCAAAGATAAGAGAGATCTTCTTAATCCTTCTGCTCAGTTAGATGAACTTGCTCAAGCTTCTCAGGTACTCTACTCtgtctctattttttttttaaggttttcgATTTGATCATTGAGAACCACATGAATTTGTTACGAAAACTGTAAAATTCTAGGGTTTCCCTGACTGATTCAGCTGTTTTTGTCTAGTTTATATGTCAAAAGTCACGAAGGGGTTGAAATGCACAGTGTATTCAGGAATTTTGTTGGAACTAAGTGTAGTTTTTAAGTTGAGAATTTGGATTTAGATTTAGATTTTCGTTTCTAGGTTAAGTATTGTTAGTTACAGGAGTTACTAGAGCTGTATCTGGATCATGTACGTATAACATACTATAGAATTTGGTGTATCTGCTAAATTGCTGCTCAGTTATGATTTTGATTGCCAATTTGGGTTACTTGGTTACAACTCTGGAAGGTGATTCATTCTCGCTTTAAAACTTTTGGATAAGGTGTGCCAATTAGTTCCACATCTATTGGCGCATTCCACTTCTACAATCTATCAGTCTATGTCATGAAACGAAACGAACCATGTGCAATGTAGTTTTTGTAAGTTGGTTATTCCAGAAACTATAGTTTTGTGGCGATTTATTGGTGAAGACGCTAAAGGCTGGTCGACATGAAAAGATGTACCTTGTGAGTAGGATTTAGATACTAGGATAGACTCCTCTTGGTTACCTTGAATACATGAGTGCAAAATCAGGAACTTCGAGATTCGAAATTGACATAGATATAGATATTACTGAAGATAGATCAGAATAAGTATCTTGCTGGTGCTCAGAAAGTAATGTCTGGTCCACCGGAGGAAATTTTGATCATGAATACTCCATTTTACTCAGGAAAATGTAATGGATTATTGCAAGCTGAATATCATCTTCGTCAGTAAGCAATGAATATCAGTAAGTAGCTTACTGATTTAAAAGTAAGGTTAAATATGCAAAGTTCAATCAAATCTGTCGAAGTTGAGGTTGAAAGATGAAATGTATGAGAATCGGAGTATGACAATGACAGTGATGAAACATGAAAagaattgatcaaaaaaaaaataaaaaaaatgaaaagtgtaAGCTCTGCTGTAGCAAGTACCAAAATGTTTGTCCATGGTTCCAAATTACTTCCAATTGTTCCCTCATCGGACTGCATATATCACGATTGAATATCTGGACGTAGCATCATTTAACAGTATGAGGCAGAAAGAAACTGTTTGATATGTCTTTCATGCCTTCTTCGTGGAAATCTATAAGGGGTTTATGGTCGTTAGACTCCAGTTGTTTGTGGCCTTCAGCATATATTAAAATGTTCAAATGGCCtcttttcaattcaagcttgcgTCTCTAGATACTAGGCCGCTTAGCTCCTTTTACGGGGATCTCTCTTTGCTATATTGCAGTGGTAATCATTATCCTGTTTAAATTGCCAAGGTTCAAATTTTTATTCAATTTGGTTTTATTTTTGCAGGACATGCTTGACATGAGAAATTGCTATGATACCTtactttctgcagctgctgccaCAGCAAATAGCGCATATGGTAAACTTGATTGTTTATTTATTTCTCATTTTGAGAAAGTCCTCGTATAGGCAGTTTTATTCTTACTTTAGATTAGTTTTGAACAATATCAACTTTtctaatcattgttatacatgaGTACTTGGGTACATGATCGTGGATTTATCTTCTAACTTCTAATTTTGTATCTCACTATCTACACTTAAAGAATATATATTTTGATTCATCCAACGGCACCTTTTTCTCTTCCAGAGTTCTCCGAGTCTTTACGGGAAATGGGTACTTGTCTACTTGAGAAGACTGCATtaaatgatgatgaagaaagtgGTAAGTGAATAGTAATTGGTGACTTTATGCTTACTGGTTGTGCAAGTATCATAACTTCTGTTCAATTCTCCTCTAATCAAGTCACTCGGCTGTAGGTAGAGCTCTCCTAATGCTGGGAAAAGTGCAGTTTGAACTTCAGAAACTCGTTGATAGCTATGTGAGTTCTTTTTTCCATGCTATACACCGAACATAGTTATGTAGTTATTCTGTAAAGAACTCCTTGATCTGGTTCGCTAACCTATATCTTTTCACCCTCCAGCGGTCTCATATTTTCCAGACAATTACAACACCGTCAGAGTCGCTTCTCAACGAGCTAAGAACAGTGGAGGTTCGTACTTCGTTCTCTGTGCAACTTCAGTGCATGCCATGGTTACTCTGCATATACACTCTTGTGATAATTAGAAGTCTGCTTCTGGTCACTACTATGTTGAGTTTATTCTAATGTGTTTTTGTTACATTTGCTGGTGCAGGAAATGAAACGGCAGTGTGATGAAAAAAGGTTTCTatctttcttctctatttttctgTCTACATCTTTTATGGTTTCTTTAACATTTAATTTATGTTTTTAATCCGTGCAGAAATGTGTATGAATACATGTTGGCTGCACATAGGGAAAAGGGGAagtcaaaaacttctaagggtgaaACCTTTTCATCGCAGCAGCTGCAAATGGCTCATGAAGAATATGATGAGGAGGCAACTTTATTCGTCTTCCGGTTGAAATCATTGAAGCAAGGGCAGACCCGGAGTCTCCTTACACAGGCGGCTCGGCATCATGCTGCACAGGTTACTTTCTAGCAAATTTCAGATGCCTAGATTGCATGTTCTACTTGCTCATCACTTTCTTTGTGTTATATTTATTAAGTTTCTTTTATGTGTTTTTTGGAGCAGGTGAATTTCTTTAGCAAGGGACTAAAATCTCTTGAGGCAGTAGACCCACAAGTAAGATCGGTGACTGAACGCCAACATATTGATTACCAATTCAGTGGCCTAGAGGATGATGATGGAGAGGATGGCTACGACGATGATGGCCAAGGCTATGATGGTAATGATGACGGCGAGCTGAGTTTTGACTATGGGCAAAATGATCATAGGCTGGATGTTTCCGCATCAAGGAACTCAATGGAGGTGAGAATCTGACATAGATTTTTTTTGTAATGTGTATTTAGCTTGTATCATGTTTATGATCGTGAATAACAATccttaaaaaaaattgatcatgTAGCTGGACCAAGTGGACCTGTCTCTTCTTCCTCAAGTGTCGATAGCTGATACTGCACAGGTTAGAATTCTGTTGTTTTTTGGATATATTCGAGAAAACGTTAGATGGAGTGTATGCATGTAAGCAGGAGACCAAATATATCTCTACTGAATAACACGGGCATTCCAAATATTTCTCAAGTGTATTCTATGTATTACTCTTAGCATATTTTGCTCGGTATCAGGACTGTATCTTTTATCACTGGCCATAGCAAACTATTCATTAGGCTTGCAGATTTCTGACTCTGTGTATCTGCAGGAGAATATCGACAGAAGCTATCCTGATCTTCAAACATTCCATAGGGAACCCAAAACAGGCAGTCATTCTGCTCCAATTTTCCCAGAGAAAAAGTATGACACAGCTGAAAGGATAAGGCAACTGCGACCATCAGCATCACGAAAATTTCACACGTATGTTCTTCCCACACCTCTTGATGCTAAGAGTACAATACCTGCGAGATTAAGTAATCCAGCTCCCAGCGAAAGGCGTGCAAGCATGAGTAGTGCTCATAATTTATGGTATTCATCACCCTTGGAACCGAGAAAGTACGAAAAAGATTCAAGAGATGATAAGCTGTTGGGGTTGAGCAGCATAAAAGCACAATCAGTTCTCAAAGAGAGCAACATTAACAGTGTGTCCAACAAGTTACCCCCTCCTTTGGCCGAGGGGTTTTCGCTGCCACAATATGATCCACGTACCGCAGATACTAAGAAACCAAGACGGAATGCTTACTCTGGTCCAATATCTAGTAAATCATGGTCAACGAAACCATCATTATCTTCCAGCGGCCccataacatcaatggaacaCCCAGGGCTCGTGCCTGGGATGCTTTCACGTGTCCCGCTACCCACATCTTCACCACCTAAAGTATCTCCAAGTGCTTCACCTCCACTTTTGTCATCCCCGAAAATAAGTGAGCTGCATGAACTTCCTAGACCCCCAACATTCGGCACATCCACTAACAAAATGCTTCCTTTAGTTGGCCATTCAGCTCCCTTGGGCAGAAGTCAAGACATATCTATGACGAACAAAACACCCTTGACACCATCAAATGCAGCATCTCCATTACCCATGCCTCCTCAGACTGTCCCCCGCAGCTTCTCTATACCTTCAAGTGGTCAAAGGGCAATGGCTTTACACGTGGCCAAGCTCTTGGAGACTAATAAAGAGAAGGCTGAAGAAGCTGCTTCGCCTCCATTGACACCTATTTCACTCGCAAACACAAAGCCCGTATTGACCAATTCTGAAGTTGTTCGGACTGCTCCCAGAGGTAATTACTCTGACTTACAGTTCCTTATTGCTTCCGCcagtctttttatttttttccttggaCATATAAAGTGGTACACCATTATGCATTTATTTG
Coding sequences within:
- the LOC113271556 gene encoding uncharacterized protein At2g33490-like is translated as MKSSLKKLKGFALHHHHRHDGKDKRDLLNPSAQLDELAQASQDMLDMRNCYDTLLSAAAATANSAYEFSESLREMGTCLLEKTALNDDEESGRALLMLGKVQFELQKLVDSYRSHIFQTITTPSESLLNELRTVEEMKRQCDEKRNVYEYMLAAHREKGKSKTSKGETFSSQQLQMAHEEYDEEATLFVFRLKSLKQGQTRSLLTQAARHHAAQVNFFSKGLKSLEAVDPQVRSVTERQHIDYQFSGLEDDDGEDGYDDDGQGYDGNDDGELSFDYGQNDHRLDVSASRNSMELDQVDLSLLPQVSIADTAQENIDRSYPDLQTFHREPKTGSHSAPIFPEKKYDTAERIRQLRPSASRKFHTYVLPTPLDAKSTIPARLSNPAPSERRASMSSAHNLWYSSPLEPRKYEKDSRDDKLLGLSSIKAQSVLKESNINSVSNKLPPPLAEGFSLPQYDPRTADTKKPRRNAYSGPISSKSWSTKPSLSSSGPITSMEHPGLVPGMLSRVPLPTSSPPKVSPSASPPLLSSPKISELHELPRPPTFGTSTNKMLPLVGHSAPLGRSQDISMTNKTPLTPSNAASPLPMPPQTVPRSFSIPSSGQRAMALHVAKLLETNKEKAEEAASPPLTPISLANTKPVLTNSEVVRTAPRGGGD